The following proteins are encoded in a genomic region of Streptococcus constellatus subsp. constellatus:
- a CDS encoding DUF4956 domain-containing protein encodes MFDQLFNNVFTGTTINPASMFGTIGVALVLGLILAKVYQYKTIYSKSFMMTLVMLPTLIAIVIFLVNGSLGAGVAVMGAFSLIRFRSAPGGAKELLAIFLVMTIGIAVGMGYLIFASVFTIIMSVVMLLLETVNFGQMKHSMRQVTVVIPESLDYEMVFDDIFQKATNYVELANVKTSDMGSLFKIKYIVQLNGTMTEKELVDALRTRNGNLEIAISRYVTKENEL; translated from the coding sequence ATGTTCGATCAGTTATTTAATAACGTTTTTACAGGAACAACAATCAATCCAGCCAGTATGTTTGGTACGATTGGTGTTGCCCTTGTGCTGGGACTGATATTAGCCAAGGTTTATCAGTACAAAACCATTTACAGCAAGTCCTTTATGATGACTTTGGTTATGCTACCGACTTTGATTGCTATTGTCATTTTTTTAGTAAATGGTAGTCTGGGAGCAGGGGTTGCGGTAATGGGAGCTTTCAGCTTGATTCGCTTTCGTTCAGCACCGGGTGGTGCTAAGGAATTGCTCGCAATTTTCCTTGTTATGACGATTGGGATTGCTGTCGGCATGGGCTATCTTATTTTTGCTAGCGTCTTTACAATCATTATGTCGGTGGTTATGTTGTTGCTGGAAACGGTGAATTTTGGGCAAATGAAGCATTCTATGCGCCAAGTGACTGTTGTCATTCCAGAAAGTTTGGATTATGAGATGGTCTTTGATGACATCTTTCAAAAGGCGACCAACTATGTTGAACTGGCAAATGTCAAAACGTCTGATATGGGAAGTTTGTTCAAGATTAAGTATATTGTCCAATTAAATGGTACGATGACAGAGAAAGAATTGGTAGACGCTCTGCGGACGCGAAATGGGAATTTAGAGATTGCCATTAGCCGCTATGTCACAAAAGAAAATGAACTGTAA
- a CDS encoding polyphosphate polymerase domain-containing protein — protein MAKKTFKDKFQRIETKYVISKETLADLLKEFEAYMAEDEHAYSTIGNLYYDTPTYQMIRESLEKPYFKEKLRVRTYDASPQADSQVFLEIKKKVRKVVYKRRIATELLTAERYLAGECQLEDSQIKKEIEWLCKRYGGVQPMMYIYYNRYSLKGLEDSNVRITIDYDVAYRTKKLSLLAGKDGKNLLPDNHVIMEIKVPGAYPLWLAEILDCYHVFPKSFSKYGVAYKKTTDYKGVIRHVRSVI, from the coding sequence ATGGCTAAAAAAACATTTAAAGATAAATTTCAACGGATAGAAACCAAGTATGTCATCTCAAAGGAAACGTTGGCAGATTTGCTAAAGGAGTTTGAAGCGTATATGGCAGAAGACGAGCATGCCTATTCAACGATTGGCAACCTCTACTATGACACGCCGACCTATCAGATGATTCGGGAGTCTTTGGAGAAGCCTTATTTCAAGGAAAAATTGCGCGTGCGGACTTATGACGCTAGCCCTCAGGCTGATAGCCAAGTTTTTTTGGAAATCAAGAAAAAAGTGCGTAAGGTTGTGTATAAACGTCGGATTGCGACTGAGTTGTTGACAGCAGAGCGATACCTCGCGGGGGAATGCCAGCTTGAGGATTCGCAAATTAAGAAAGAAATCGAATGGCTCTGCAAGCGGTATGGAGGTGTGCAGCCCATGATGTATATTTACTACAACCGCTACTCTTTAAAAGGTTTGGAAGATTCAAATGTGCGGATTACCATCGATTATGATGTCGCTTATCGAACGAAAAAATTAAGTTTGTTAGCAGGAAAAGATGGCAAGAACCTGCTACCTGACAACCATGTTATCATGGAAATTAAGGTACCTGGGGCGTATCCACTCTGGCTGGCAGAAATTTTGGACTGCTACCACGTTTTTCCAAAATCTTTCTCAAAATATGGAGTCGCCTATAAGAAAACAACAGACTATAAAGGAGTAATCAGACATGTTCGATCAGTTATTTAA
- a CDS encoding DUF6261 family protein yields the protein MKQEKLIGLKISNLRHAEFTQFITRFLDDVEKEALDFKNEDVITALVKKIKSALPAYQASLGQIRASEKSASISAADELRDADLQALRDALKPYRAAKREEEKAAYASLKRLFDQYKDAHQKHYEEETALVVSLLDKLKTAPYKEQVGTLALGKFVENLTESHSAFEQLFASRSQEKLQKVSYDVKRLRKEVATPYQQLADYVVILHQVKDDGFYATFLSVLNNSRKHYADVLARRKGKEPKAEAGKVAEIS from the coding sequence ATGAAGCAAGAAAAGCTCATTGGACTTAAAATTAGTAATCTCCGTCATGCGGAATTCACGCAGTTTATCACTCGTTTTTTAGATGATGTGGAGAAAGAAGCGCTCGACTTTAAAAATGAGGATGTCATTACCGCTCTCGTCAAGAAGATAAAATCAGCCTTGCCTGCTTATCAAGCCTCTCTCGGTCAGATTCGGGCGAGTGAAAAATCAGCTTCGATTAGTGCGGCTGACGAATTGCGCGACGCTGATTTGCAAGCTCTTCGCGATGCGCTGAAACCTTATCGGGCAGCCAAGCGGGAAGAGGAAAAGGCAGCTTATGCCAGCTTGAAACGCTTGTTTGACCAATACAAAGACGCTCATCAGAAGCATTACGAGGAAGAAACAGCCCTCGTTGTCAGCTTACTGGACAAGCTAAAAACAGCCCCATATAAGGAGCAGGTGGGGACTTTAGCGCTTGGGAAATTCGTTGAAAATCTGACCGAAAGCCATTCGGCTTTTGAACAACTTTTTGCTTCTCGCTCCCAAGAGAAGTTGCAAAAAGTGAGCTATGATGTCAAGCGATTGCGCAAAGAAGTGGCGACGCCTTACCAACAGTTGGCGGACTATGTGGTGATTTTGCACCAAGTCAAAGACGATGGCTTTTATGCGACCTTCCTTTCCGTGCTCAATAACAGCCGCAAGCACTATGCGGATGTCCTTGCCCGTCGCAAGGGCAAAGAGCCTAAAGCAGAAGCAGGAAAAGTAGCAGAAATCAGTTAA
- a CDS encoding thioredoxin family protein produces the protein MKCIRMSLYFIIICTTLFFLSACTSSSQASESSTVSSVSQVSTSENEVEHDLKLTKLYKEIVKSFQETNAENVLNNKLTKGNLLYFGRETCPFCREFLPVLKETSDLYHTPFKIYYLNTEDSHKNSQIKKAMEKYNVTGVPTLIYLKKDNGFEVLNEEQTTLPEWFNIIMKY, from the coding sequence ATGAAATGTATTCGCATGAGTCTATACTTCATTATTATTTGCACAACTCTCTTTTTCCTCTCTGCATGCACCTCTTCATCACAAGCTTCTGAAAGCTCTACAGTTTCAAGTGTTTCTCAGGTTTCAACAAGTGAAAATGAGGTAGAACACGATTTAAAATTGACAAAATTATACAAAGAAATTGTAAAGAGCTTTCAAGAGACGAATGCAGAAAATGTTTTAAACAATAAATTAACAAAGGGAAATTTGCTCTATTTTGGTCGTGAGACGTGCCCGTTTTGTAGAGAATTTCTTCCGGTCTTGAAAGAAACATCAGACTTGTATCATACGCCTTTTAAAATTTATTACTTAAATACAGAAGATTCTCATAAGAATTCTCAAATAAAGAAAGCTATGGAAAAATATAATGTGACTGGTGTACCTACGCTGATTTATTTAAAAAAAGACAATGGTTTTGAAGTCTTGAATGAAGAGCAGACGACTTTACCAGAATGGTTTAATATAATAATGAAATATTGA
- a CDS encoding helix-turn-helix domain-containing protein — protein sequence MHWDIGTVYKTIRKSKGITQQEICGDWISRSNLSKFESNQSVPSYETMEFLLHQIDMSFGEFEYICDYYKPRTRQVIINQMSNHLSTSDSTELIKIAQLCKEHLKKVEHDLPIQHILETLNIIIEIRKNSFSDHSRELAEAMWSDLKRRDIWYKNDFNMLGVILFIFPIETLQDITEKILINLEKYKDYKSIKNAQVSLLLNLSTIYLCNQLLDDCEHISAIALDLAKQLKRYDFLGFAQVRLGICQANDELTRKGLSLLELTEETKLLEDLQEEVKQYRASYFSHISHGISTTSIETEK from the coding sequence ATGCATTGGGATATTGGCACAGTTTACAAGACGATTCGAAAATCAAAGGGAATCACCCAGCAAGAGATTTGCGGAGATTGGATTTCGCGCTCCAATCTTTCCAAGTTTGAAAGCAACCAATCCGTTCCCAGCTATGAAACCATGGAATTTCTGCTCCACCAGATTGACATGAGCTTTGGGGAATTTGAATATATTTGTGATTACTATAAACCGCGGACAAGACAAGTGATTATCAATCAGATGTCCAATCATTTATCTACTTCAGATAGTACAGAATTGATTAAAATTGCTCAGCTTTGTAAAGAACACTTAAAAAAAGTTGAACATGATCTTCCTATCCAGCACATACTAGAGACCTTAAATATTATCATAGAAATCCGAAAAAATAGTTTTAGTGACCACTCTAGAGAATTAGCTGAAGCCATGTGGTCTGATCTTAAAAGGCGTGATATTTGGTACAAAAACGACTTTAATATGCTAGGTGTGATTCTCTTTATTTTTCCTATTGAGACGCTTCAGGATATTACAGAAAAAATCTTAATTAACCTTGAAAAATACAAGGATTACAAAAGCATCAAAAATGCCCAAGTTTCCTTGCTGCTCAACCTTTCTACTATCTATCTCTGTAATCAATTATTAGATGACTGCGAACACATCTCCGCTATCGCCTTAGACTTAGCCAAACAACTCAAGCGCTATGATTTTCTCGGCTTTGCTCAAGTCCGTCTTGGAATCTGTCAAGCAAATGATGAACTAACACGGAAAGGGCTTAGTCTGTTGGAATTAACCGAAGAAACAAAATTGTTAGAAGATTTACAAGAAGAAGTCAAACAATATCGTGCTTCCTATTTCTCTCATATTTCACATGGAATTTCAACCACTTCAATAGAAACGGAGAAGTAA
- a CDS encoding Cof-type HAD-IIB family hydrolase: MTYNGFVFFDIDGTLVNSQGQVPIENKRAIAQLRANGFLPIVCTGRGRGEMGTVLEDAGIHSAILLNGMEILYEKQFLFEGRIAQNSILKLLQLAKENKHGLGFYSQGEMRVTALSSTVQQNFRYFHQDLPQVGPTIYQNQPCQMLLIFSEDPEKDTQYQTEVPELHFFRNSPYSIDITPHGCNKGSGIQHLLTLLADEAPTYAFGDGLNDLSMFERADYSIAMGNSQAIVKEAATFITRSNDENGIPHALAHFGLI; this comes from the coding sequence ATGACTTACAACGGATTTGTATTTTTTGATATTGATGGTACTTTAGTAAATAGTCAGGGACAAGTTCCGATAGAAAATAAAAGAGCCATTGCTCAACTACGAGCCAATGGCTTTCTTCCCATTGTCTGTACCGGACGTGGCCGCGGAGAAATGGGAACGGTTCTGGAAGACGCTGGGATTCATTCTGCCATTTTGCTAAACGGAATGGAAATTCTCTATGAGAAGCAATTCCTGTTTGAAGGACGGATTGCACAAAACAGCATTCTCAAGCTCCTGCAACTGGCAAAGGAAAATAAGCACGGCCTCGGTTTTTATTCACAAGGAGAAATGCGTGTGACAGCACTCAGTTCAACTGTTCAGCAGAATTTCCGTTATTTCCATCAAGACCTGCCCCAAGTTGGACCGACCATTTACCAAAACCAGCCTTGTCAGATGTTGCTCATTTTTAGTGAAGATCCCGAAAAAGACACTCAGTACCAAACAGAAGTCCCTGAACTGCACTTTTTCCGTAACAGCCCTTACTCGATAGACATCACGCCGCACGGTTGTAATAAAGGCTCTGGAATTCAGCACCTACTGACCTTATTAGCAGATGAAGCACCAACTTACGCATTCGGAGACGGACTCAATGACCTATCAATGTTTGAAAGAGCGGATTATTCAATTGCAATGGGCAATAGCCAAGCAATCGTCAAAGAAGCAGCCACTTTCATCACGCGCTCTAATGATGAAAATGGCATTCCACACGCCCTTGCTCACTTTGGTTTAATTTAA
- a CDS encoding YhgE/Pip domain-containing protein, with protein MFNEWKAIFKKPLFIIVMIGVSLIPALYNVIFLSSMWNPYGKVSELPVAVVNKDQHARFNSNTLSVGDDMVKSLKKNDALDFHFVSEAKAKKGLEKGDYYMIITLPSDLSQKAASILDNKPQKMQIDYQTSSGHSFIASKMSDSAMTRLQQTVANNVTNTYMTSLFKSMNKLRKGMTTAASGSGQLASGGQQLKEGSQTLTDNLQTLSSSSMTFADGANTLTTGLGTYTLGVRQLSDGIGTLSTRLSAYTSGVGQLASGSTTLSKGLTDYTNAVGQLADGSEQFSDGLSDYTNGVANLAGGANQLNDQSKNLLAGVNQLTASNEEIQKLSSGAHQLATGLNTLMATVKQSGMTAEQVQKLQALQTGLTAVQTALSTGSDLSAAKASMTTALNDMETTANMLVNSVATDKATITNNVAATAAYQKLSASEQAEINTAISQAPSQTSTAVTKMLTTIQALKAQVENLPDQSSNQQSIAVIEQAKGALSSLQTSAQQSQESILAALQQSTTGASQVAAGVDQLQRSLATGAGRLVKGVTDYTNGVAQITAGANTLSSHNEQLTSSMAKISSGSKVLASKNSQLTSGMAKVASGANQLAGNNGQIDAGLAKLAAGANQLVSNSAALVSGVGKLSDGAGKIADGSTKLADGSSMMTSNLGRLVSGVDALTAGLTDAKNQLSMVTTNKANAKALANPLTTKKIDKDHVGKNGIGMAPYMISVALFVAAISTNIIFNTLPSGKKPETRMEWLKARIQVNGVISLLAGLLVYGAVHMIGLTANHEWATLGIILLTSMCFMAVVTALVTWDTKLGAFTSLILLLLQLASSAGTYPLPLTDKIFQNINPWLPMSYSVSALRQTISITGQVGGQVAFMTVVLLLFVGLGFLVYNPNKKELV; from the coding sequence ATGTTCAACGAATGGAAAGCAATTTTTAAAAAACCACTCTTCATTATTGTCATGATTGGTGTTTCCTTGATTCCGGCTCTTTATAATGTTATTTTTTTGAGTTCAATGTGGAATCCTTATGGAAAAGTATCGGAATTACCAGTAGCAGTGGTGAATAAGGATCAACATGCAAGATTTAACAGTAACACGTTGTCTGTTGGGGATGATATGGTGAAAAGCCTTAAAAAGAATGATGCTTTAGATTTTCATTTTGTATCTGAAGCAAAGGCAAAGAAAGGTTTGGAGAAGGGTGATTATTATATGATTATCACGCTTCCGAGTGATTTATCCCAAAAGGCAGCTAGTATTCTGGATAATAAGCCACAAAAAATGCAGATTGATTATCAAACGTCTAGTGGACATAGCTTTATTGCTAGTAAGATGAGTGATTCGGCTATGACGCGACTTCAACAAACTGTCGCAAACAATGTGACCAATACGTATATGACTTCTCTTTTTAAGAGTATGAATAAATTGAGAAAAGGTATGACAACAGCTGCTTCTGGTAGTGGTCAACTCGCTTCTGGTGGTCAACAATTGAAAGAGGGTAGTCAAACCTTGACAGATAATTTACAGACTTTATCTAGTTCTAGTATGACGTTTGCGGATGGTGCTAATACATTAACGACAGGTTTGGGAACGTATACTCTTGGTGTGCGTCAGTTGTCAGACGGGATTGGTACCTTGTCAACACGCCTTTCAGCTTATACATCAGGTGTCGGTCAATTAGCTTCTGGCTCAACAACATTATCAAAAGGGTTGACAGACTATACAAATGCTGTTGGTCAGTTAGCGGACGGTTCAGAACAATTTTCAGATGGCTTAAGCGACTATACTAATGGCGTGGCAAATCTTGCAGGTGGTGCCAATCAATTAAATGATCAATCAAAAAATTTATTGGCAGGAGTCAATCAATTAACTGCTTCTAATGAGGAAATTCAAAAATTATCAAGCGGTGCGCATCAACTAGCTACGGGTCTGAACACTTTGATGGCGACTGTTAAACAATCTGGTATGACAGCTGAGCAAGTTCAAAAACTACAAGCTTTGCAAACAGGTTTAACTGCTGTTCAAACTGCTCTGTCAACAGGTTCAGACTTGTCAGCTGCTAAAGCGAGCATGACAACTGCTTTGAATGATATGGAAACAACTGCAAATATGCTTGTCAATAGTGTTGCGACAGATAAGGCTACGATTACAAATAACGTAGCTGCTACAGCTGCTTATCAAAAATTAAGTGCTAGTGAACAAGCAGAAATCAATACCGCTATTTCACAAGCTCCAAGCCAAACTTCTACAGCCGTGACAAAGATGTTGACAACGATTCAAGCGCTCAAGGCGCAAGTGGAAAATTTGCCAGATCAATCTTCTAACCAACAAAGCATCGCTGTCATCGAACAAGCCAAAGGTGCTCTTTCAAGTCTCCAAACGAGTGCACAACAATCTCAAGAAAGCATTCTTGCGGCATTACAACAATCGACTACGGGTGCTAGTCAAGTGGCAGCAGGAGTTGACCAATTGCAAAGGAGTTTAGCAACGGGTGCTGGTCGATTGGTGAAAGGTGTGACAGACTATACAAATGGAGTGGCTCAAATTACGGCAGGAGCTAACACCTTATCTAGTCATAACGAGCAACTAACATCTAGCATGGCGAAAATTAGTTCAGGTTCTAAGGTTTTAGCTAGTAAAAACAGTCAATTGACATCTGGAATGGCAAAGGTTGCTTCTGGAGCCAATCAATTAGCTGGTAATAATGGTCAAATTGACGCAGGCTTGGCAAAATTGGCAGCAGGAGCCAATCAATTAGTTAGCAATTCTGCGGCACTAGTGTCAGGAGTAGGTAAGTTGTCTGATGGTGCTGGTAAAATAGCAGATGGTTCTACGAAGCTGGCGGATGGTAGTTCAATGATGACGTCTAATTTGGGAAGGCTTGTGTCGGGTGTGGACGCCTTGACAGCAGGTTTGACAGATGCCAAAAATCAATTATCTATGGTGACAACCAATAAAGCCAATGCTAAAGCTCTCGCAAATCCATTGACAACGAAGAAAATAGATAAAGACCATGTTGGTAAAAATGGTATCGGTATGGCTCCATACATGATTTCTGTGGCACTTTTTGTAGCAGCGATTTCAACCAATATCATTTTTAACACGTTGCCTTCTGGTAAGAAACCTGAGACACGTATGGAATGGCTGAAAGCACGTATTCAGGTCAATGGCGTTATTTCTCTCTTGGCAGGTTTATTGGTGTATGGTGCAGTGCACATGATTGGCTTGACTGCCAATCATGAATGGGCAACGCTTGGAATCATTCTTTTAACGAGCATGTGCTTCATGGCGGTGGTGACGGCTCTGGTAACGTGGGACACTAAGCTTGGTGCTTTCACCTCCTTGATTTTGTTATTGTTGCAACTAGCCTCTAGTGCAGGGACTTACCCACTTCCGTTGACGGATAAGATTTTCCAAAATATCAATCCTTGGTTGCCAATGAGTTACTCTGTTTCGGCTTTGCGTCAAACAATTTCGATAACAGGGCAAGTCGGTGGACAAGTTGCCTTCATGACAGTTGTTCTGCTGCTCTTTGTCGGTCTTGGTTTCTTGGTCTACAATCCGAATAAAAAAGAATTAGTCTAA
- a CDS encoding TetR/AcrR family transcriptional regulator yields the protein MVESNKRQKTKMIIENAMVDLLKHESFDQISTVKLTKTAGISRSSFYTHYKDKYDMIEHYQQKLFHKLEYIFEKYAQDKRSAIIEVFDFLTRESLLSALLTENGTKEIQTFLRHKFQIMLAEDLQERFSSKLLSQVEKEYSYVYLTNAFFGVCQMWIARGKKESPEQMADFLLKMLD from the coding sequence ATGGTAGAAAGTAACAAACGTCAAAAAACGAAAATGATTATTGAAAATGCAATGGTCGATCTGCTTAAACACGAATCATTCGATCAGATTAGCACTGTCAAGTTGACAAAAACGGCCGGTATCAGTCGCAGCAGTTTTTATACACACTATAAAGATAAATATGATATGATTGAGCATTATCAACAGAAACTTTTCCATAAGTTAGAATACATTTTTGAGAAGTATGCTCAAGACAAGCGTAGCGCGATTATAGAAGTTTTTGATTTCCTTACACGCGAATCCCTCCTTTCTGCTTTGTTAACAGAAAACGGAACAAAAGAAATCCAAACATTTTTACGTCATAAATTTCAAATTATGCTGGCTGAAGACCTACAAGAGCGCTTTAGTAGTAAACTACTAAGTCAAGTGGAGAAAGAATATAGCTATGTTTACCTGACAAACGCCTTTTTTGGGGTTTGTCAAATGTGGATTGCTAGAGGGAAAAAAGAGAGCCCTGAACAAATGGCAGATTTTCTTTTAAAAATGTTGGATTAG
- the rpsD gene encoding 30S ribosomal protein S4 gives MSRYTGPSWKQARRLGLSLTGTGKELARRNYVPGQHGPNNRSKLSEYGLQLAEKQKLRFTYGVGEKQFRNLFVQATKIKGGILGFNFMLLLERRLDNVVYRLGLATTRRQARQFVNHGHILVDGKRVDIPSYRVIPGQVISVREKSLKVPAILEAVEATLGRPAFVSFDADKLEGSLTRLPERDEINPEINEALVVEYYNKQL, from the coding sequence ATGTCACGTTATACAGGACCATCTTGGAAACAAGCTCGTCGTTTGGGTCTTTCTCTTACTGGTACAGGTAAAGAATTGGCTCGCCGTAACTATGTACCTGGTCAACATGGGCCAAACAACCGTAGCAAATTGTCAGAATACGGTTTGCAATTGGCTGAAAAACAAAAACTTCGTTTCACTTACGGTGTAGGTGAAAAACAATTCCGTAACTTGTTCGTACAAGCTACTAAAATCAAAGGTGGAATCCTTGGTTTCAACTTCATGCTTCTTTTGGAACGTCGCTTGGATAATGTTGTTTATCGTCTTGGACTTGCAACTACTCGTCGTCAAGCTCGTCAATTCGTAAACCACGGTCATATCCTTGTTGATGGAAAACGCGTTGATATCCCATCATACCGCGTAATCCCAGGTCAAGTGATTTCAGTTCGTGAAAAATCATTGAAAGTACCTGCAATTCTTGAAGCGGTTGAAGCAACTCTTGGACGTCCGGCATTCGTATCGTTTGATGCTGACAAATTGGAAGGTTCATTAACTCGTTTGCCAGAGCGCGACGAAATCAACCCAGAAATCAATGAAGCGCTTGTCGTTGAATACTACAACAAACAACTTTAA
- a CDS encoding HAD family hydrolase gives MIKNLIFDFGNVLIEWNPAKILAAFVEDEEDRKRVKTAVFDSGIWAQTDIGELSLKQAIRKAQKLLDGSYAPTVEAVFTRWYEVIDSYYQLQEKIFEWVQMGYSIYILSTTSEIFYIVENAGLLPMTKVLTGKILSYEVGCAKPDKSIYQKLLTQYTLQASQCVFIDDLQVNLDTAKSLGFETILATSERQNIIAIEELLKKKGSFHRKK, from the coding sequence ATGATTAAAAATCTAATTTTTGATTTTGGCAATGTTTTAATTGAATGGAACCCTGCTAAGATTTTAGCTGCTTTCGTAGAGGATGAAGAAGATCGTAAGCGTGTCAAAACGGCTGTTTTTGACTCGGGAATTTGGGCTCAGACGGATATTGGAGAATTAAGCTTGAAACAAGCCATTCGGAAAGCTCAAAAATTGCTAGACGGTTCGTATGCTCCTACTGTTGAAGCTGTTTTTACTCGTTGGTATGAGGTAATAGATAGCTATTATCAGCTACAAGAGAAAATTTTTGAATGGGTTCAGATGGGGTATAGTATTTATATTTTATCTACTACCAGTGAGATCTTTTATATAGTTGAAAATGCCGGTTTATTACCAATGACAAAAGTATTGACGGGGAAAATCCTTTCTTATGAAGTAGGATGTGCAAAACCAGATAAAAGTATCTATCAAAAATTACTGACCCAGTATACATTGCAAGCTAGTCAATGTGTGTTTATAGATGATCTACAGGTTAATCTAGATACTGCTAAAAGTCTGGGGTTTGAAACTATTTTAGCAACATCTGAACGGCAAAATATAATTGCGATAGAGGAATTATTGAAAAAGAAAGGTTCTTTCCATAGAAAGAAATAA
- a CDS encoding Veg family protein, translating into MSDAFTDVAKMRKIKEEIKAHEGKMVEMTLENGRKRQKNKQGRLIEVYPSLFIVEYTNNSSNPGEIENTYVESYTYSDILTEKNLIRYLD; encoded by the coding sequence ATGAGTGATGCATTTACAGATGTTGCAAAAATGAGAAAAATTAAAGAAGAAATCAAGGCCCATGAAGGAAAAATGGTAGAAATGACTCTTGAAAACGGTCGTAAACGTCAAAAAAATAAGCAAGGTCGTTTAATCGAAGTCTATCCTTCTTTGTTTATCGTTGAATATACCAACAATAGTAGTAATCCAGGTGAAATTGAAAATACTTACGTCGAATCCTATACTTATTCGGATATTTTAACAGAGAAAAACTTGATTCGGTATTTAGATTAA
- the dnaB gene encoding replicative DNA helicase, with translation MADIDELRVQPQDILAEQSVLGAIFIDESKLVFVREYIEPNDFFKYANRLIFKAMIDLADRGDAIDATTVRNILDSQGDLQNIGGLSYLVEVVNSVPTSANAEYYAKIVAEKAVLRRLISRLTDSINLAYDGASPADEIIAGAEKALIDVSENASRSGFKNIKEILNLNFGSLETRSQQTSDITGIATGYQDLDHMTTGLHEEELIIVAARPAVGKTAFALNIAQNIGTKLDKTVAIFSLEMGAESLVDRMLAAEGLIESHSIRTGQLTDEEWSKYAIAQGNLAEASIYIDDTPGIRITEIRSRARKLAQETGNLGLILIDYLQLITGTGRENRQQEVSEISRQLKILAKELKVPVIALSQLSRSVEQRQDKRPVLSDIRESGSIEQDADIVAFLYRDDYYERGGEETEGIPNNKVEVIIEKNRSGARGTVELIFQKEYNKFSSISKREE, from the coding sequence ATGGCAGATATTGATGAATTGCGAGTACAGCCGCAAGACATTTTGGCAGAACAATCTGTTTTAGGTGCGATTTTTATTGATGAGAGTAAGCTAGTTTTTGTTCGTGAATATATCGAGCCAAACGACTTCTTTAAATATGCCAATCGCTTAATTTTTAAAGCGATGATTGATTTGGCAGATCGAGGTGATGCCATTGATGCAACGACTGTTCGTAATATTTTAGACAGTCAGGGTGATTTGCAAAACATTGGTGGTTTGTCTTACTTGGTTGAAGTTGTAAATTCAGTGCCGACTTCTGCCAATGCTGAATATTATGCTAAAATTGTAGCAGAGAAGGCTGTTCTGCGGCGGTTAATTTCACGTTTGACAGACTCTATCAACCTAGCTTATGATGGTGCTAGTCCTGCAGATGAAATCATTGCTGGAGCGGAAAAAGCGTTAATTGATGTTAGTGAAAATGCTAGTCGAAGTGGTTTTAAAAATATCAAAGAGATTTTGAATCTTAATTTCGGTAGTTTGGAAACACGCTCCCAACAAACTTCTGATATTACAGGGATTGCGACAGGTTATCAAGATTTAGATCATATGACGACTGGTCTCCATGAAGAAGAGCTCATCATTGTGGCAGCTCGTCCTGCGGTTGGTAAGACTGCTTTTGCCCTCAATATTGCACAAAATATTGGAACCAAGCTAGATAAAACAGTTGCTATTTTTTCTCTAGAAATGGGTGCCGAGAGCTTAGTAGACCGGATGTTGGCGGCTGAGGGTTTGATTGAATCGCATTCAATTCGAACGGGACAATTGACAGATGAAGAATGGAGCAAGTATGCGATTGCACAAGGAAATTTAGCAGAAGCTAGCATTTACATTGACGATACACCAGGAATTCGGATTACAGAGATTCGTTCACGTGCTCGAAAATTAGCGCAAGAAACAGGAAATCTTGGCTTGATTTTAATTGATTACTTGCAATTAATTACAGGGACTGGTCGAGAAAATCGTCAACAGGAAGTTTCTGAAATTTCTCGTCAATTAAAGATTTTAGCAAAAGAGTTGAAAGTGCCTGTTATTGCGCTGAGCCAGCTTTCGCGTAGTGTGGAGCAACGTCAGGATAAGAGACCAGTTTTGTCAGATATTCGTGAGTCTGGTTCAATTGAGCAGGATGCAGATATTGTAGCTTTTCTTTACCGCGATGACTATTATGAACGGGGCGGTGAAGAAACTGAAGGGATTCCAAACAACAAAGTCGAAGTGATTATCGAAAAGAACCGTAGCGGTGCACGTGGTACGGTGGAATTGATTTTTCAAAAAGAATACAATAAGTTTTCAAGTATTTCTAAGAGAGAGGAATAG